The Agromyces marinus genome window below encodes:
- a CDS encoding NAD-dependent deacylase produces MTRIIVLTGAGISAESGVPTFRGAGGLWEGHRVEDVATPEAFAADPETVQRFYDARRRAVASVAPNPAHHALAALERAIGDDLLVVTQNIDDLHERAGSSRVLHMHGELGRARCAACGERPPVQDDLLPGPPCPACGERMLRPDVVWFGELPYGLDEIDAALAACDVFVAIGTSGAVYPAAGFVLTASALGASTLELNLAESEITPFFAESRLGPASVLVPEWVRELLAAPSRTT; encoded by the coding sequence ATGACCCGCATCATCGTCCTGACGGGCGCGGGCATCTCCGCGGAGAGCGGCGTGCCCACGTTCCGCGGTGCCGGCGGGCTGTGGGAGGGGCACCGCGTCGAGGATGTCGCCACCCCCGAGGCGTTCGCGGCCGACCCGGAGACCGTGCAGCGCTTCTACGACGCGCGGCGCCGCGCCGTGGCATCCGTCGCCCCCAATCCCGCGCACCACGCGCTCGCCGCGCTCGAACGCGCGATCGGCGACGACCTGCTCGTCGTCACGCAGAACATCGACGACCTGCACGAGCGGGCAGGATCGTCGCGCGTGCTGCACATGCACGGCGAGCTCGGACGGGCGCGATGCGCCGCGTGCGGCGAGCGGCCGCCCGTGCAGGACGACCTGCTGCCGGGCCCGCCGTGCCCGGCGTGCGGTGAGCGGATGCTGCGCCCCGACGTCGTCTGGTTCGGGGAGCTGCCGTACGGGCTCGACGAGATCGACGCCGCACTGGCGGCGTGCGACGTGTTCGTGGCGATCGGCACGTCGGGCGCCGTGTACCCCGCCGCCGGCTTCGTGCTCACCGCCTCAGCGCTCGGGGCGTCGACGTTGGAGCTGAACCTCGCTGAGAGCGAGATCACGCCGTTCTTCGCCGAGTCCCGCCTCGGGCCGGCGAGCGTGCTCGTCCCGGAGTGGGTGCGCGAGCTGCTCGCGGCGCCGTCGCGGACGACGTAG
- a CDS encoding maleylpyruvate isomerase N-terminal domain-containing protein: MPSPSDLRAASTAFADAAALTDPGAPVRSTIWPTAGRIVDHLGTIQRWAAEQVRTGAPADRRAFRRPDEVDRVSWFREGAERLMRTLDDADPERPLPFLYGASGTVPSWQRRMAHEAAKHLWDLRTALDADPPFPPEVDLAGRADAIDEFGEVFMTEAQRRGIAALVGPVDLAATDSTDAWRVSPEWALVRVRPGAASEAPPVATISAAVGDLALLLWERASLGAPGRFRVDGDASVATAFATTPVHL; encoded by the coding sequence ATGCCGTCACCGAGCGATCTCCGGGCCGCCTCCACCGCGTTCGCCGACGCCGCCGCGCTCACCGACCCCGGCGCGCCGGTGCGGTCGACGATCTGGCCGACCGCGGGGCGGATCGTGGACCACCTCGGCACCATCCAACGGTGGGCCGCCGAGCAGGTGCGCACGGGCGCGCCGGCGGACCGTCGCGCGTTCCGGCGTCCGGACGAGGTCGACCGGGTCTCGTGGTTCCGCGAGGGCGCAGAGCGGCTGATGCGCACCCTCGACGACGCCGATCCCGAGCGACCGCTGCCGTTCCTGTACGGCGCGTCGGGCACGGTCCCGTCCTGGCAGCGCCGGATGGCGCACGAGGCGGCGAAGCACCTGTGGGACCTCCGCACGGCGCTCGACGCCGACCCGCCCTTCCCGCCCGAGGTCGACCTCGCCGGTCGTGCGGACGCGATCGACGAGTTCGGCGAGGTCTTCATGACGGAGGCGCAGCGGCGCGGGATCGCCGCGCTCGTGGGACCGGTCGACCTCGCCGCGACGGACTCGACCGACGCGTGGCGGGTCTCGCCGGAGTGGGCGCTCGTGCGGGTGCGTCCGGGCGCGGCATCCGAGGCCCCGCCCGTCGCGACCATCTCGGCCGCGGTCGGCGACCTCGCGCTGCTGCTCTGGGAGCGAGCGTCGCTCGGTGCGCCCGGGCGGTTCCGCGTCGACGGCGACGCGAGCGTCGCGACCGCCTTCGCCACGACGCCCGTGCACCTCTGA
- a CDS encoding VOC family protein, whose protein sequence is MTDGVATEGSGTGRVRQLRLVVEAEDFDAALRFFRDVVGMPEQESYSGDDGAEVRILDAGRATLELSNPAQVRFIDRVETDGGRSDRIRVALEVDDTAAVTDELVDAGAELEASARETPWRSLNARVRAPAGLQLTIFQELD, encoded by the coding sequence ATGACGGATGGCGTGGCGACCGAGGGATCCGGCACCGGCCGGGTCAGGCAGCTCCGACTCGTCGTCGAGGCCGAGGACTTCGACGCGGCGCTGCGGTTCTTCCGCGACGTGGTCGGGATGCCCGAGCAGGAGTCCTACAGCGGTGACGACGGCGCAGAGGTCCGCATCCTCGACGCCGGGCGGGCCACGCTCGAACTGTCGAACCCGGCCCAGGTCCGGTTCATCGACCGGGTCGAGACCGACGGCGGCCGCAGCGATCGCATCCGGGTCGCACTCGAGGTCGACGACACGGCGGCGGTGACCGACGAGCTCGTCGACGCGGGCGCCGAGCTCGAGGCATCCGCTCGCGAGACGCCATGGCGCTCGCTGAACGCCCGAGTGCGCGCACCGGCCGGGCTGCAGCTCACGATCTTCCAGGAGCTCGACTGA
- a CDS encoding class I SAM-dependent methyltransferase: MDATRPPLITDDDLDDLEREAIGRVRGRVLEIGAGEGENFGAFDHDIEWIGLEPDFDRRVELAQRARAWQHERDPLDAVAERIPLPDASVDAVVGTYVLCSVTDQAAALAEVRRVLAPGGSIVFVDHVAAPQGTLKRGIQRAVTPLSRRWCHGCHWDRDTGAALVGAGFIADDARLVRVPSFPFGPTRVLVFSGHLPGS, translated from the coding sequence ATGGATGCCACGCGGCCCCCGCTCATCACCGACGACGACCTCGACGACCTCGAGCGCGAGGCCATCGGCCGCGTCCGCGGGCGGGTGCTCGAGATCGGTGCCGGCGAGGGCGAGAACTTCGGCGCGTTCGACCACGACATCGAGTGGATCGGGCTCGAACCCGACTTCGACCGCCGGGTCGAGCTCGCCCAGCGCGCCCGCGCCTGGCAGCACGAGCGGGATCCGCTCGACGCCGTCGCGGAGCGCATCCCGCTGCCCGACGCGTCGGTCGACGCCGTCGTGGGCACCTACGTGCTGTGCTCGGTGACCGACCAGGCCGCCGCGCTCGCCGAGGTGCGACGCGTGCTGGCGCCCGGCGGTTCGATCGTGTTCGTCGACCACGTCGCCGCGCCGCAGGGCACCCTCAAGCGCGGCATCCAGCGCGCGGTCACGCCGCTCAGTCGTCGCTGGTGCCACGGCTGCCACTGGGATCGCGACACGGGCGCCGCGCTGGTCGGGGCTGGATTCATCGCGGACGACGCGCGGCTCGTGCGCGTGCCGTCGTTCCCGTTCGGACCGACCCGCGTCCTGGTGTTCAGCGGGCACCTGCCCGGATCATGA
- a CDS encoding ATP-dependent DNA ligase, translated as MLLDEVVTTVERVASTRSRLAKVDALASLLGGLAPDEVVPAVGFLIAKPRQGRVGVGWRTLRGGMGDPAGAAALTVLDVDAALERLAGASGSGSAAERASVLADLGSRATAREQDFVSRVILGELRTGALEGVLTDAIARAAERPGDLVRRAAMLSGDLGETARIALTGAPGELDAVGLRVGRPVQPMLAGTAPSAAAALEQVGEASVEFKLDGARIQAHRSGDEVRVFTRNLADVTHRVPEVVDVVRSLPADALILDGETLALDEGGAPRPFQETMSRFGAETGREMLLHPWFFDVLHVDGRDLIDEPLAVRLAELARVAGAHRIPGRVTDDPEVAERVSRDALAAGHEGVVVKGVGAPYAAGRRGASWIKVKPVLTFDLVVLAAEWGSGRRTGLLSNLHLGARDPEGEFGAPGTFVMVGKTFKGLTDELLRFQTERFPEIETRRTEHAVFVEPVTVVEIAIDGVQRSSRYPGGVALRFARVKGYRPDKGPGETDTIQSLRALLRGGDEGGTA; from the coding sequence GTGCTCCTCGACGAGGTCGTGACGACGGTCGAACGGGTCGCGTCCACCCGCTCGCGACTCGCGAAGGTCGATGCGCTCGCGAGCCTGCTCGGGGGGCTCGCGCCCGACGAGGTCGTGCCCGCGGTCGGCTTCCTGATCGCCAAGCCGCGGCAGGGCCGGGTCGGGGTCGGCTGGCGCACCCTCCGGGGCGGCATGGGCGATCCGGCGGGGGCCGCTGCCCTCACCGTCCTCGACGTCGACGCGGCGCTCGAGCGGCTGGCGGGCGCGAGCGGTTCGGGTTCGGCCGCCGAGCGGGCCTCGGTGCTCGCCGACCTCGGGTCGCGCGCGACCGCGCGAGAGCAGGACTTCGTCTCGCGGGTGATCCTCGGCGAGCTCCGCACCGGCGCGCTCGAGGGCGTGCTGACCGACGCGATCGCGCGTGCCGCCGAACGCCCGGGCGACCTCGTGCGCCGCGCGGCGATGCTGTCGGGCGACCTCGGCGAGACCGCGCGCATCGCCCTCACGGGAGCGCCGGGCGAGCTCGACGCCGTGGGGCTCCGCGTCGGCCGACCCGTGCAGCCGATGCTCGCCGGCACCGCGCCGAGCGCCGCGGCCGCGCTCGAACAGGTGGGCGAGGCATCCGTCGAATTCAAGCTCGACGGGGCGCGCATCCAGGCGCACCGGTCGGGCGACGAGGTGCGCGTGTTCACGCGCAACCTCGCCGACGTCACGCATCGGGTGCCCGAGGTCGTCGACGTCGTCCGCAGCCTGCCCGCGGATGCGCTCATCCTCGACGGCGAGACCCTCGCACTCGACGAGGGCGGCGCGCCGCGCCCCTTCCAGGAGACGATGTCGCGGTTCGGGGCCGAGACCGGGCGCGAGATGCTGCTGCATCCGTGGTTCTTCGACGTGCTCCACGTCGACGGGCGCGACCTCATCGACGAGCCGCTCGCGGTGCGGCTCGCCGAACTCGCGCGCGTCGCGGGGGCGCACCGCATCCCCGGCCGCGTCACGGACGACCCCGAGGTCGCCGAGCGGGTGTCGCGCGACGCGCTCGCCGCAGGGCACGAGGGCGTCGTCGTGAAGGGGGTCGGTGCGCCCTACGCGGCCGGCCGTCGCGGGGCGAGCTGGATCAAGGTCAAGCCCGTCCTCACCTTCGACCTCGTGGTGCTCGCCGCGGAATGGGGCTCGGGTCGGCGCACCGGGCTCCTGTCGAACCTGCACCTCGGCGCGCGAGATCCAGAGGGCGAGTTCGGCGCGCCCGGCACGTTCGTCATGGTCGGCAAGACGTTCAAGGGGCTCACCGACGAGCTCCTGCGATTCCAGACCGAGCGGTTCCCCGAGATCGAGACGCGCCGCACCGAGCACGCCGTCTTCGTCGAGCCGGTCACCGTGGTCGAGATCGCGATCGACGGCGTGCAGCGCTCGAGTCGCTACCCCGGTGGCGTCGCCCTGCGCTTCGCCCGGGTGAAGGGGTACCGCCCCGACAAGGGGCCAGGAGAGACCGATACGATCCAGTCGCTGCGGGCACTGCTCCGCGGCGGCGACGAAGGGGGAACAGCATGA
- a CDS encoding metallophosphoesterase has product MIPAAAVPLGGAAAVKPAPVEVGAPTLAPANGAHLEGTVTLAAAPVSAEDSVTTLTVDGAELATTETVGSSTLSFEVGSNSIEARYGSHLVVNGDHRIDLADAVNSRVEIEIPNEHLVQGENSIEFVIGTIQTGCGTNHDDFVVSNVGLELLGEIADGEENEYTYNFGDGDCGSNASKLLGAELAFFILGDPQGTTGLTAELDTTTLRNGAHTIRATTAAGGVATSAVSVNNAPAGAPRVTPEDGTIANGVQQLFATRPAAGSGGVAELTLDGADVAASPVLGSGDAVLSFDVGSNSIEARYRSYVLVNGLTHGIDADFVSERVDLVFPNEWLRPGSNTIQLVTGTYDTACGANRDDYTISALALAPASGTAAGIGLSATYRMGDGSCGSNATLLRDATFEFTVDAEARGLRADLDTATVADGEHTVAATATTGEVATRLLVTDNTGPAIASSTPAPGSTIEQATALDVQLVDPSGVVGGPEVALDGEPVGLADLIGPGLVAGPHTIVVTAADGLGNESTHEIAFASAGIPDVPADLAPASGTADVTGPVTLSATVGEPGDGDVSATFSQADILTPNQVWQGTSRGIPTTLRVEGERKADASALEPGDGETLDGEASRDVAFQRFDVMVKGHVNDPVIRWTGTVDPDRVATLRAWNLQSQAWDALTGSRGAVEGETVLTATADDRYIDGQQVHVMVTGEDPFADDLEAGDPNAFADPDAVDFSIAHFTDTQYLSEGAVEQETAEERAIWESAYGGIVDWIAGNADERKISYVAHTGDLIENNIRAPQTDEMRQQIIGEWEVSSRQHDVLDAAGIPSGVVAGNHDNQSGTENGPDAIFNDYFGPENSEAAAASWTQAQYGGPWREGDNQNHYDLFSAGGLDFVVVGLSYGVTREEAEWANGVFEQFSDRNGILLTHDYLAPSTEPDGRDAPFAAPDGSMLYNTVVEDSPNVFLILAGHEHGVGTNVKPRVGEIDRGVVELLADYQFYTVSADRLGLTEIGGYRPDDQLRFGASFLRLLSFDVDRSVMHVDTYSPLLDEFGATEYDDRHRYDGSEDETVLPVDLTSRVTTLRTDSLAVFVPSAVVGESTVASGEVASVEWTRLKADTAYAWIVTASSAGGGTSTSEPSVFLTTDASGRPGTWNENSPWFPFLGEAVAAEGPNR; this is encoded by the coding sequence GCCACCTCGTCGTCAACGGAGACCACCGGATCGACCTCGCCGACGCCGTGAACTCGCGCGTCGAGATCGAGATCCCCAACGAGCACCTCGTGCAGGGCGAGAACTCGATCGAGTTCGTCATCGGCACGATCCAGACGGGCTGCGGCACGAACCACGACGACTTCGTCGTGTCGAACGTCGGGCTCGAGCTGCTCGGCGAGATCGCGGACGGCGAGGAGAACGAGTACACGTACAACTTCGGCGACGGCGACTGCGGTTCGAACGCATCGAAACTGCTCGGGGCCGAACTCGCCTTCTTCATCCTCGGCGACCCGCAGGGTACGACCGGCCTGACCGCCGAGCTCGACACGACGACGCTCCGGAACGGCGCACACACGATCCGCGCCACCACCGCTGCGGGAGGCGTCGCGACGAGTGCGGTATCGGTGAACAATGCTCCGGCGGGTGCGCCCCGCGTCACGCCCGAGGACGGCACCATCGCCAACGGCGTGCAGCAGCTCTTCGCCACGAGGCCCGCGGCAGGATCCGGCGGGGTCGCCGAGCTCACGCTCGACGGTGCTGATGTCGCGGCGTCGCCCGTGCTCGGCTCGGGCGACGCGGTGCTCAGCTTCGATGTCGGCTCGAACTCGATCGAAGCCCGCTACCGAAGCTACGTCCTGGTCAACGGGCTGACCCACGGGATCGACGCGGACTTCGTCAGCGAACGGGTCGACCTCGTCTTCCCGAACGAGTGGCTCCGACCGGGATCGAACACGATCCAGCTCGTCACCGGCACCTACGACACGGCGTGCGGCGCGAACCGCGACGACTACACGATCTCCGCCCTCGCCCTGGCTCCCGCATCGGGCACCGCGGCCGGGATCGGGCTCTCCGCCACCTACCGGATGGGCGACGGCAGTTGCGGCAGCAACGCCACGCTCCTGCGCGACGCGACCTTCGAGTTCACGGTCGACGCAGAGGCGAGGGGGCTTCGTGCCGACCTCGACACCGCCACGGTCGCCGACGGCGAGCACACCGTCGCCGCGACCGCGACCACCGGCGAGGTCGCCACGCGTCTGCTCGTGACCGACAACACCGGCCCCGCGATCGCCTCCAGCACGCCCGCACCCGGATCGACCATCGAGCAGGCCACCGCGCTCGACGTGCAGCTCGTCGACCCCTCGGGCGTCGTCGGCGGCCCCGAGGTCGCCCTCGACGGCGAGCCGGTCGGCCTCGCCGACCTGATCGGTCCCGGCCTCGTGGCCGGGCCGCACACCATCGTCGTGACCGCGGCCGACGGTCTCGGCAACGAGTCGACGCACGAGATCGCGTTCGCCTCGGCCGGCATCCCGGACGTCCCCGCCGACCTGGCCCCCGCCTCCGGCACCGCCGACGTGACCGGGCCGGTCACGCTCTCCGCGACCGTCGGCGAGCCGGGCGACGGCGACGTGTCGGCCACGTTCTCGCAGGCCGACATCCTCACGCCGAACCAGGTCTGGCAGGGCACTTCGCGCGGCATCCCGACCACGCTCCGTGTCGAGGGTGAGCGGAAGGCGGATGCCTCGGCGCTCGAGCCGGGCGACGGTGAGACGCTCGACGGCGAGGCCTCCCGCGACGTCGCGTTCCAGCGCTTCGACGTCATGGTGAAGGGCCACGTCAACGATCCGGTCATCCGCTGGACGGGCACGGTCGATCCGGACCGCGTCGCGACGCTGCGCGCCTGGAACCTGCAGTCGCAGGCCTGGGATGCGCTCACCGGATCGCGCGGGGCCGTCGAGGGCGAGACCGTCCTCACCGCCACGGCCGACGATCGCTACATCGACGGGCAGCAGGTCCACGTCATGGTGACCGGCGAGGACCCGTTCGCCGACGACCTCGAGGCCGGCGACCCGAACGCCTTCGCCGACCCGGATGCGGTCGACTTCTCGATCGCGCACTTCACCGACACGCAGTACCTCTCGGAGGGCGCGGTCGAGCAGGAGACGGCCGAGGAGCGGGCGATCTGGGAGTCGGCCTACGGCGGCATCGTCGACTGGATCGCGGGGAACGCCGATGAACGGAAGATCTCCTACGTCGCCCATACCGGCGACCTGATCGAGAACAACATCCGCGCGCCGCAGACCGATGAGATGCGGCAGCAGATCATCGGCGAGTGGGAGGTCTCGTCGCGCCAGCACGACGTGCTCGACGCCGCGGGGATCCCGAGCGGGGTCGTCGCAGGCAACCACGACAACCAGTCGGGCACCGAGAACGGACCCGATGCGATCTTCAACGACTACTTCGGGCCCGAGAACTCCGAGGCCGCGGCGGCGTCGTGGACCCAGGCCCAGTACGGCGGCCCGTGGCGCGAGGGCGACAACCAGAACCACTACGACCTGTTCTCGGCGGGCGGCCTCGACTTCGTCGTGGTCGGCCTCTCGTACGGCGTGACGCGCGAAGAGGCGGAGTGGGCGAACGGCGTGTTCGAGCAGTTCTCCGACCGCAACGGCATCCTGCTCACGCACGACTACCTCGCGCCGAGCACCGAGCCCGACGGGCGCGATGCGCCGTTCGCGGCCCCCGACGGCTCGATGCTCTACAACACGGTCGTCGAGGACAGCCCGAACGTGTTCCTGATCCTCGCCGGCCACGAGCACGGCGTGGGCACGAACGTGAAGCCCCGGGTCGGCGAGATCGACCGCGGCGTCGTCGAGCTGCTCGCGGACTACCAGTTCTACACGGTCTCCGCCGATCGCCTCGGCCTCACCGAGATCGGCGGCTACCGGCCCGACGACCAGCTCCGCTTCGGTGCGAGCTTCCTCCGACTGCTCTCGTTCGACGTCGATCGCAGCGTCATGCACGTCGACACGTACTCGCCCCTGCTCGACGAGTTCGGCGCGACCGAGTACGACGACCGTCACCGCTACGACGGGTCCGAGGACGAGACCGTGCTGCCGGTCGACCTGACCAGCCGCGTCACGACGCTCCGCACCGACTCGCTCGCGGTCTTCGTGCCGTCGGCGGTCGTCGGCGAGTCGACCGTGGCCTCGGGCGAGGTCGCCTCGGTCGAGTGGACACGGCTCAAGGCCGACACCGCGTACGCGTGGATCGTCACCGCGAGCTCGGCCGGCGGCGGCACCTCGACGTCGGAGCCCAGCGTGTTTCTGACGACGGATGCCTCGGGCCGCCCGGGCACCTGGAATGAGAACTCGCCGTGGTTCCCGTTCCTCGGGGAGGCCGTGGCCGCTGAGGGTCCGAATCGATGA
- a CDS encoding endonuclease/exonuclease/phosphatase family protein — protein MSTRRSDRSRTTHRTPLVVASAAALALGAGVLAAPAQAAPGGTPGRADTVRVATYNLSLNRNVEGQLVADLSTGANAQAKTVAEVIQRANPDIVLLNEFDYVEGGLAVDLFRENYLEVSQAGADPVEYPYAFVAPSNTGVPSGFDLNNNGVVGGGDDAFGFGFFPGQFGMAVLSKHPIDEGAVRTFQHFLWKDMPGALLPDDPNTAPPADWYSPEELDVFRLSSKSHWDVPVEIGGRTVHVLASHPTPPTFDGPEDRNGTRNHDEIRFWADYVKPGADSRYIYDDDGAKGGLKPGSSFVIMGDQNADPLDGDSVDAAIQQLLDHPRITDPQPTSAGAVEAATLQGGANLAHEGDPAYDTADFNDNPAPGNLRADYVLPSKSLRVADAGVFWPVQADPLSALTGTFPFPSSDHRLVWVDLHVRR, from the coding sequence ATGTCCACGAGACGATCCGACCGTTCCCGCACCACGCACCGCACCCCGCTCGTCGTCGCCTCGGCGGCGGCGCTCGCGCTCGGCGCAGGAGTGCTCGCCGCACCGGCCCAGGCCGCGCCGGGCGGAACGCCGGGCCGCGCCGACACCGTCCGCGTCGCCACGTACAACCTCTCGCTCAACCGGAACGTCGAGGGCCAGCTGGTCGCCGACCTGTCGACGGGCGCGAACGCGCAGGCGAAGACCGTCGCCGAGGTCATCCAGCGCGCGAACCCCGACATCGTGCTGCTGAACGAGTTCGACTACGTCGAGGGGGGCCTGGCGGTCGACCTGTTCCGCGAGAACTACCTCGAGGTCTCGCAGGCCGGCGCCGACCCGGTCGAGTACCCGTACGCGTTCGTCGCGCCGTCGAACACGGGCGTGCCGAGCGGGTTCGACCTGAACAACAACGGCGTCGTCGGCGGCGGCGACGACGCGTTCGGCTTCGGCTTCTTCCCCGGCCAGTTCGGGATGGCCGTGCTCTCGAAGCACCCGATCGACGAGGGCGCGGTGCGCACGTTCCAGCACTTCCTCTGGAAGGACATGCCGGGCGCCCTGCTCCCCGACGACCCGAACACCGCGCCGCCGGCCGACTGGTACTCGCCCGAGGAGCTCGACGTGTTCCGCCTGTCGAGCAAGTCGCACTGGGATGTCCCCGTCGAGATCGGCGGTCGCACCGTGCACGTACTCGCCTCGCACCCGACACCGCCGACGTTCGACGGCCCCGAGGACCGCAACGGCACGCGCAACCACGACGAGATCCGCTTCTGGGCCGACTACGTGAAGCCTGGGGCGGACTCGCGGTACATCTACGACGACGACGGCGCGAAGGGCGGCCTGAAGCCGGGCTCGTCGTTCGTGATCATGGGCGACCAGAACGCCGACCCGCTCGACGGCGACTCGGTGGATGCCGCGATCCAGCAGCTGCTCGACCACCCGCGCATCACCGACCCGCAGCCGACCTCGGCGGGCGCGGTCGAGGCCGCGACGCTGCAGGGCGGAGCGAACCTGGCGCACGAGGGCGACCCCGCGTACGACACGGCCGACTTCAACGACAACCCGGCGCCGGGCAACCTGCGCGCCGACTACGTGCTGCCGTCGAAGAGCCTCCGTGTCGCCGACGCGGGCGTCTTCTGGCCGGTCCAGGCCGATCCGCTCTCGGCGCTCACGGGCACGTTCCCGTTCCCGTCGAGCGACCACCGGCTGGTCTGGGTCGACCTGCACGTGCGGCGCTGA
- a CDS encoding HupE/UreJ family protein, with the protein MTDGAIRRRGPVRRVAAAAVRALAVVFGVAVAVGTALLPSGPATAHDETTSAYAEVVRDGDRITAVLELEYDLLMKSAWAYADAYEATDRDEQARQLAAYADSVDDYVDARFAVTAEGERCAAEPVGAGGIRDRAGRAFAVVTYAYDCDRAESSELTVSSALFPDAEGFVHSTRTMLEWDLDGAAGNAVLVASDPTVALADPGARIGEFFVLGAEHLLLGLDHVLFLVALLLGARSLRGLVITATTFTVAHSVTFLLAATGVVGVPAEVVEPVIALSIAVAAFAAIWKGEVPHRWRMPVVFAFGLLHGLGFASALGVDEAWSWGLLWALIAFNVGIEAAQLAIIAVAFPLLVLLRRTVAGRPATVLAGLAVAAVGTFWFAERVVAGLAGPGGPPA; encoded by the coding sequence ATGACGGATGGCGCCATCCGCCGCCGCGGCCCGGTTCGCCGGGTCGCGGCGGCGGCCGTCCGTGCGCTCGCGGTCGTCTTCGGCGTCGCCGTCGCGGTCGGCACCGCGCTGCTGCCGTCCGGTCCGGCCACCGCGCACGACGAGACGACGTCCGCCTACGCCGAGGTCGTCCGCGACGGCGACCGCATCACCGCCGTGCTCGAACTGGAGTACGACCTGCTGATGAAGTCCGCCTGGGCGTACGCGGACGCGTACGAGGCCACGGACCGTGACGAGCAGGCGCGCCAGCTCGCGGCGTACGCCGATTCGGTGGACGACTACGTCGACGCACGATTCGCCGTCACCGCGGAGGGCGAGCGGTGCGCCGCCGAACCCGTGGGCGCCGGTGGCATCCGCGACCGCGCCGGCCGCGCCTTCGCGGTGGTGACCTACGCCTACGACTGCGACCGCGCCGAGTCGAGCGAGCTCACGGTCTCGAGCGCGCTGTTCCCGGACGCGGAGGGCTTCGTGCACTCGACGCGGACCATGCTCGAATGGGATCTCGACGGCGCCGCCGGAAACGCCGTGCTCGTCGCATCGGACCCGACGGTCGCACTCGCCGACCCCGGAGCGCGGATCGGCGAGTTCTTCGTCCTGGGCGCCGAGCACCTGCTGCTCGGCCTCGACCACGTGCTGTTCCTCGTGGCGCTGCTGCTCGGCGCACGCAGCCTGCGCGGACTCGTCATCACGGCGACGACCTTCACCGTGGCCCACAGCGTGACGTTCCTGCTGGCGGCGACCGGCGTCGTGGGCGTGCCGGCCGAGGTCGTCGAGCCGGTCATCGCGCTCTCCATCGCGGTCGCGGCGTTCGCGGCGATCTGGAAGGGTGAGGTGCCCCATCGCTGGCGGATGCCGGTGGTGTTCGCCTTCGGGCTGCTCCACGGGCTCGGCTTCGCGAGCGCGCTCGGCGTCGACGAGGCGTGGTCGTGGGGGCTGCTGTGGGCGCTCATCGCGTTCAACGTCGGGATCGAGGCGGCGCAGCTCGCGATCATCGCGGTCGCGTTCCCGTTGCTCGTGCTGCTTCGACGGACCGTCGCGGGCAGACCCGCGACCGTCCTCGCGGGGCTCGCGGTCGCCGCCGTCGGCACGTTCTGGTTCGCCGAACGGGTCGTCGCCGGGTTGGCGGGTCCGGGTGGGCCGCCGGCCTGA
- a CDS encoding histidine phosphatase family protein: MHLALVRHGQTDWNLAGLMQGRADIPLNATGRAQAEDAARRLDPADWDLVVSSTLGRARTTAAILADGLGIPVAGEYDGLIEQDFGDADGTPVSEIDERWPGREFPGKEPDAAVGPRGVRALERIAVEHPGARVLAVAHGTLIRHVLAELTGHDASSYPRLDNLTVSRTRRADAAWQVLTVGGTPFDEVLPSLSPAEPGEVVARIA; encoded by the coding sequence ATGCATCTCGCCCTCGTCCGGCACGGACAGACCGACTGGAACCTCGCCGGGCTCATGCAGGGGCGGGCCGACATCCCGCTGAACGCCACGGGGCGTGCGCAGGCCGAGGACGCGGCCCGGAGGCTCGACCCGGCCGACTGGGACCTCGTGGTGAGCTCGACGCTCGGCCGGGCGCGCACGACCGCCGCGATCCTCGCAGACGGTCTCGGCATCCCCGTCGCGGGCGAGTACGACGGCCTCATCGAGCAGGACTTCGGCGACGCCGACGGCACGCCCGTCTCGGAGATCGACGAACGCTGGCCCGGCCGCGAGTTCCCGGGCAAGGAGCCCGACGCCGCGGTCGGACCGCGTGGTGTGCGGGCACTCGAGCGCATCGCGGTGGAGCACCCCGGCGCTCGCGTGCTGGCGGTGGCCCACGGCACCCTGATCCGGCACGTGCTCGCAGAGCTCACCGGCCATGACGCGAGCAGCTACCCGAGGCTCGACAACCTCACGGTCTCGCGCACCCGGCGAGCGGATGCCGCCTGGCAGGTGCTCACCGTCGGCGGTACCCCGTTCGACGAGGTGCTTCCGTCGCTGTCGCCCGCGGAACCGGGGGAGGTCGTCGCGCGCATCGCATGA